The following are from one region of the Fusarium verticillioides 7600 chromosome 1, whole genome shotgun sequence genome:
- a CDS encoding eburicol 14-alpha-demethylase has product MGLLQELASHPLAQQYQELPLAQQIGIGFGAFVVLSVVLNVLNQLLFKNRNEPPLVFHWFPFVGSTITYGMDPPKFFRENRAKHGDVFTFVLLGKKTTVAVGPTGNDFILNGKLKDVSAEEIYTVLTTPVFGKDVVYDCPNAKLMEQKKFMKIALTTEAFRSYVPIISSEVRDYFKKSPDFKGKSGIVDIPKKMAEITIFTASHALQGSVIRNKFDESLAALYHDLDMGFTPINFMLHWAPLPWNRKRDHAQRTVAKIYMDTIKERRAKDNDDTEHDMMKHLMNSTYKNGTPVPDHEVAHMMIALLMAGQHSSSSTSSWIMLRLAQYPHIMEELYQEQVRELGADLPPLTYDDLAKLPLNQAIIKETLRLHAPIHSIMRAVKSPMPVPGTKYTIPTSHTLLAAPGVSATDSAYFPNPDEWDPHRWEADSPNFPRMANRGDDEEKIDYGYGLVSKGSASPYLPFGAGRHRCIGEHFANAQLQTIVAEVVREFKFRNVDGGNTLIDTDYASLFSRPLEPANIHWERRQQ; this is encoded by the exons ATGGGTCTCCTCCAAGAACTTGCGAGCCACCCGCTCGCACAACAATATCAGGAGCTTCCCCTGGCCCAGCAAATTGGAATTGGCTTTGGAGCTTTCGTAGTTCTCTCTGTCGTTCTCAATGTACTCAACCAGCTACTCTTCAAGAACCGCAATGAACCACCCCTGGTCTTCCACTGGTTCCCCTTCGTTGGAAGCACTATCACATACGGAATGGACCCCCCTAAATTCTTCAGGGAGAACCGTGCCAAG CATGGTGATGTCTTCACCTTTGTCCTCCTCGGAAAGAAAACCACTGTCGCTGTTGGCCCCACTGGAAAcgacttcatcctcaacggaaagctcaaggatgtATCTGCCGAGGAGATTTACACTGTTCTCACTACTCCTGTCTTCGGCAAGGATGTCGTGTATGATTGCCCCAATGCCAAACTCatggagcagaagaag TTCATGAAAATCGCCCTCACGACCGAAGCCTTCCGATCATATGTGCCTATTATCTCCTCCGAGGTTCGCGATTACTTCAAGAAGAGCCCCGATTTCAAGGGCAAGTCCGGTATTGTCGACATTCCCAAGAAAATGGCCGAGATCACTATCTTCACTGCCTCGCATGCCCTCCAAGGCAGCGTTATCCGTAACAAGTTTGACGAGTCTCTGGCCGCTCTCTACCACGATCTCGACATGGGTTTCACTCCCATCAACTTTATGCTTCACTGGGCTCCTCTGCCCTGGAACCGCAAGCGCGATCACGCCCAGCGCACTGTTGCCAAGATCTATATGGACACCATTAAGGAGCGACGCGCTAAGGACAACGATGACACCGAGCACGATATGATGAAGCATCTCATGAACTCTACTTACAAGAACGGCACCCCTGTCCCTGATCACGAGGTCGCCCACATGATGATTGCTCTTCTCATGGCTGGCCAgcactcttcttcttctaccagCTCTTGGATTATGCTCCGTCTCGCTCAGTACCCTCACATCATGGAAGAGCTGTACCAAGAGCAGGTTAGAGAGCTCGGTGCTGATTTGCCTCCCCTGACTTACGACGACCTTGCCAAGCTGCCCCTCAACCAGGCCATTATCAAGGAGACTCTCCGCCTTCACGCTCCTATTCACTCCATCATGCGCGCCGTCAAGTCTCCCATGCCTGTTCCTGGAACCAAGTACACCATCCCGACCTCGCACACTCTTCTCGCCGCTCCTGGTGTCAGCGCTACCGACTCGGCCTACTTCCCCAACCCCGATGAGTGGGATCCTCACCGATGGGAGGCCGACTCTCCCAACTTCCCCAGAATGGCTAACCGtggcgatgacgaagagaagatcgaCTACGGCTACGGTCTTGTCAGCAAGGGTTCTGCCTCTCCTTATCTGCCCTTTGGtgctggtcgtcaccgatGCATTGGCGAGCACTTTGCCAACGCCCAGCTTCAGACAattgttgctgaggttgtgcGTGAGTTCAAGTTCCGCAATGTGGATGGCGGCAACACTCTGATCGACACCGACTACGCCTCGCTTTTCTCACGACCCTTGGAGCCCGCCAACATCCACTGGGAAAGACGACAGCAGTAG
- a CDS encoding transcription initiation factor TFIID subunit 7, giving the protein MSTPTPKDGQPSAKPRLKLNVSRSSSFVADANATPSVLVPAGPAAPNPTPTEGRKVKLKIGKSQPSTPAEQPPVKTKAGRQPKPTQKLVESKKRAHEELDDELGSAHPTTKIKLKPTKSGLTPTVVVKPKGRAPVHPPGDGYDSEASDREKDPSIEEQFVLRMLPGEHCDYVRSCMENGKMGIPRSQGGADIQLKFFEEDSRRAVVSVKGQPFAAVMVDLPTVTEAMKTWDRKSFLKSADICQMLLVYQKVSTEAEARQTPLPSMIDQHFKWPHGLTPPMHDCVNRRFAKTISRKEIEDKEAEVERLLAEDAKAGSTRWEWVDESKDEDEDAEGDMDDDDDDGRMDYFQSQDVFGDDDLAADLEAAFGEMGDETPATGMDAPTPMTTTQANTPAPLQDSIESDESEEVSDDDDDDDDEDLDEDARAQRDEEKGVKSFINDLKNQLASKQEELARTTNKILRTRIEQTIKQLRAEIELKNSSIGIETDD; this is encoded by the coding sequence ATGTCGACACCGACACCAAAAGATGGCCAACCATCCGCAAAACCTCGTCTGAAGCTTAACGTTAGCCGGTCTTCCTCTTTCGTCGCTGATGCGAATGCGACACCTTCAGTCTTGGTCCCGGCTGGTCCAGCTGCTCCGAATCCAACTCCGACGGAAGGTCGCAAggtgaagctcaagatcggAAAATCGCAACCCTCAACACCTGCGGAACAACCTCCAGTGAAGACGAAAGCTGGCCGACAACCTAAGCCCACACAGAAACTCGTCGAGAGCAAAAAGCGCGCACACGAAGAACTAGATGATGAGCTGGGCTCGGCGCATCCAACAACAAAAATAAAACTCAAACCAACGAAGTCAGGGCTCACTCCAACGGTCGTGGTGAAGCCAAAGGGACGCGCACCAGTACATCCGCCAGGAGATGGCTATGACTCAGAGGCGAGCGATCGAGAGAAGGATCCATCGATAGAGGAACAATTTGTCCTGAGGATGCTACCAGGAGAGCACTGTGACTATGTGCGCTCGTGCATGGAGAATGGCAAGATGGGCATTCCTCGGAGCCAGGGAGGAGCAGACATACAACTCAAATTCTTTGAAGAGGATTCTCGAAGGGCGGTCGTGTCAGTCAAAGGTCAGCCGTTTGCCGCTGTTATGGTGGACCTGCCTACAGTTACAGAAGCGATGAAGACATGGGATCGCAAATCATTCCTCAAGTCTGCAGACATCTGCCAAATGCTTCTGGTTTACCAGAAAGTTTCCACCGAAGCTGAAGCAAGACAAACACCTCTACCAAGTATGATCGACCAACACTTTAAATGGCCACACGGCCTAACACCGCCCATGCACGATTGCGTGAACCGGCGATTTGCCAAGACCATTAGTCgaaaggagattgaggataaagaagcagaagtcGAACGTCTGCTCGCCGAGGATGCTAAAGCCGGTTCTACGCGTTGGGAATGGGTCGACGAGAGCaaagacgaggacgaggacgcCGAGGGcgatatggatgatgatgatgatgatggtcgTATGGACTACTTCCAGAGCCAAGATGTATTCGGAGATGACGACCTTGCAGCCGATCTTGAGGCCGCTTTCGGGGAAATGGGCGATGAAACTCCCGCTACCGGTATGGATGCTCCAACGCCAATGACAACCACACAGGCCAATACACCCGCGCCGCTCCAAGATAGCATTGAGTCGGATGAGTCTGAGGAAGTTtcggacgatgatgatgatgacgacgatgaggaccTGGACGAGGATGCTCGAGCCCAGCGCGACGAAGAAAAGGGCGTCAAGTCTTTCATCAACGACCTGAAGAATCAGCTTGCCagcaagcaagaagaactggCCCGTACTACAAACAAGATCCTCCGGACTCGTATTGAGCAGACCATCAAGCAGCTCAGGGCAGAGATTGAGCTCAAGAACTCATCTATCGGTATCGAGACAGATGACTGA
- a CDS encoding DNA replication complex GINS protein PSF1 — protein MYGDLGNKLVQHAKRTQNLTHLPPYQTEIVRAVTREVRDLDKDVAELLEPFQGSFDPSADQDIACTLLVNHLSMRRNKRCLLAYHRTRTDKLEELVWNGSDVVDLSGQQVRDPASASGAGGSDASKSSLSPQEEEYVRQYSDLLAAYKGQWTDIDLTGSLEPPRDLFIDVRVLKDAGEIQTEYG, from the exons ATGTATGGAGATTTGGGCAACAAGCTG GTCCAACATGCCAAAAGAACCCAAAATTTGACCCATCTGCCTCCTTACCAGACCGAAATTGTTCGAGCGGTGACGCGAGAAGTGAGAGACCTGGACAAAGATGTTGCAGAACTTCTTGAGCCGTTTCAAGGCTCATTTGATCCAAGCGCCGACCAAGATATTGCTTGCACTCTGCTAGTAAACCACCTTTCGATGCGAAGGAACAAGCGTTGCTTGCTCGCTTACCACCGGACACGGACAGATAAGCTTGAAGAATTGGTATGGAATGGATCAGACGTGGTAGATCTGTCTGGGCAACAAGTACGGGATCCTGCGAGTGCTTCCGGCGCGGGTGGCAGTGATGCATCAAAGAGTAGTCTCAGCCCTCAAGAGGAGGAATATGTTAGACAGTACAGCGACCTGTTGGCAGCCTACAAGGGGCAATGGACAGACATCGACCTTACGGGGAGCCTAGAGCCGCCACGAGACCTGTTCATCGACGTGCGAGTACTCAAGGATGCAGGTGAAATCCAAACAGAGTACGGGTGA
- a CDS encoding elongation factor 1-beta, which produces MGFTDLVSDAGLTVLNSWLSTRSYIVGQSASQADVATFKALSSAPDAEKYPHAARWYKHIASYESQFATLPGDAAAPYTTYGPETAEVTINPAQAPEKAEGGDDDDVDLFGSDDEEEDEEAARVREERLAEYKKKKEAKPKTIAKSVVTLDVKPWDDETDMVALEAAVRAIEKDGLVWGASKLVPVGFGVKKLQINMVVEDEKISVADLEEEIQELEDYVQSTDVAAMQKL; this is translated from the exons ATGGGCTTCACCGATCTCGTTTCCGATGCTGGGCTTACCG TGCTCAACAGCTGGTTGAGCACCCGCTCTTACATTGTTGG CCAATCTGCCTCTCAGGCTGATGTCGCTACCTTCAAGGCTCTCTCTAGCGCTCCCGACGCTGAGAAGTACCCCCACGCCGCTCGATGGTACAAGCACATTGCTAGCTACGAGAGCCAGTTCGCTACCCTCCCcggtgatgctgctgctcccTACACCACCTACGGCCCTGAGACCGCTGAGGTGACCATCAACCCCGCCCAGGCTcctgagaaggctgagggaggtgatgacgacgatgtcgACTTGTTCGgcagcgacgacgaggaggaggatgaggaggccGCTCGCGTCCGTGAGGAGCGTCTTGCTGagtacaagaagaagaaggaggccaagCCTAAGACCATCGCTAAGTCCGTCGTCACTCTTGACGTTAAGCCTTGGG ATGATGAGACTGATATGGTTGCCCTCGAGGCTGCCGTCCGTGCTATTGAGAAGGACGGCCTCGTCTGGGGTGCTTCCAAGCTCGTCCCCGTGGGCTTCGGTGTTAAGAAGCTCCAGATTAacatggttgttgaggacgagaagaTTTCCGTTGCCGacctcgaggaggagatccaagagcttgaggattACGTCCAGTCCACTGACGTTGCTGCCATGCAGAAGCTATAA
- a CDS encoding centromeric protein E, producing MTTTLPRPSRPSVGPPNMALPALPVSKTRKSTGNIPSPTASIRSAPGTPRSGLRTPSTMSLVPPGPAPSAALPQPKTGSGVNGPGKTLRKSVSINSFPQPPRGDTRSSSGVPPSPRAADKPRSTRKPSKVAKESMYSTLSSSTPSFLNGSGEGKSITSVRMSDGLISVASPPQSRSSSAQDSYSTSATTYDDPAEGSGQKPDTSNDKRASKHDGKGNVVVSVRVRPDANGNNGSPEGEWMVDGRKSLISFRGKDGGDHYYDNVFTTHDNNSRVYDHIAKRLVRRVMEGYHGTVFAYGMTGTGKTFSMQGTASSPGVIPLAITDIFSYIRETPSREFLLRVSYLEIYNEKIHDLLSMPIANGVGGGAQQEEIKLREDSKRGVYATPLKEEIVQSPTQLLRVIARGDQARRTASTQFNARSSRSHAVVQIVVESRERIPGVSVAGEGKRSGLLPGGVRVSTLSLIDLAGSEKAAESKERRQEGAHINKSLLTLGTVISKLSEWKEKEAKGTDKEGKHLPYRDSKLTRLLQGALSGNSLVSILCTIQIGAGNSAALANNHTLETINTLKFASRAKNNIVSHAKKAEEALGAGGEGGARVLLERYRMEISELRQQLESQAKKNKGEVVEEEKIHNEEEEKAREAEAAERHEEQILEMQLARTALKERIDHLNRLILSSKSIGVNSNGSISSLGQYARFSQFSQISLPASIRSSVATSVGGKPLMERTSSMTSASSTIGRRSSGGQKIGDDVGDAEDDSAGEFGDGTASLTAQNRALQADLADKNRYIATLEKRLLQARRASSSRASVGFAAPNKAIMVGEDHSVSAALREKDSEIADLRARLDDKDRMLAALRSAARSRDTAEATVEPRSPPPQQEGHPEVAIGVKPVEVEKKRTRGVDEMNNLLDEMLQDRVERGQVVRGKRGSVRLAGGQKMDSLAEPNFEPLRRTPTPNPPEERKDMPAEA from the exons ATGACGACAACGTTACCGCGCCCGTCTCGGCCTTCAGTCGGGCCTCCCAATATGGCACTGCCGGCCTTGCCAGTGAGCAAGACGCGCAAGAGTACAGGAAATATCCCCTCGCCCACAGCCTCGATCAGATCAGCCCCGGGCACACCCCGATCCGGTCTTCGAACACCGTCGACAATGAGCCTAGTCCCCCCAGGCCCGGCACCGTCAGCCGCACTCCCACAGCCAAAGACTGGCTCTGGTGTTAATGGTCCCGGAAAAACTCTCCGCAAGAGTGTCAGCATCAACTCTTTCCCACAACCGCCCAGGGGAGATACACGTTCGAGCAGCGGCGTCCCGCCTAGTCCGAGGGCCGCAGACAAACCCCGATCGACAAGGAAGCCCTCAAAGGTCGCAAAGGAATCCATGTACAGCACGCTGAGTTCGAGCACACCAAGCTTCCTTAATGGTAGCGGGGAAGGAAAGTCGATTACGAGTGTACGCATGTCAGACGGTTTGATCAGTGTTGCGTCACCACCTCAAAGTCGTAGTTCTTCAGCACAAGATTCATACTCGACATCAGCTACGACATATGATGACCCCGCGGAAGGATCGGGCCAGAAACCTGATACCTCAAATGACAAGCGAGCATCAAAACATGATGGGAAGGGGAATGTCGTTGTAAGTGTCAGGGTTCGACCAGACGCTAACGGAAACAACGGGAGCCCTGAGGGTGAGTGGATGGTGGATGGGCGCAAGTCGCTCATCTCGTTCAGAGGGAAGGATGGCGGTGACCATTACTATG ATAATGTTTTCACGACACATGACAATAACTCCAGAGTATACGACCATATTGCGAAACGGCTAGTCCGACGAGTTATGGAGGGTTACCATGGTACTGTCTTTGCGTACGGTATGACCGGCACCGGAAAGACATTTTCTATGCAAGGAACCGCTTCATCACCAGGCGTGATTCCACTTGCCATCACCGATATCTTTTCTTACATCCGAGAAACACCATCACGGGAATTTTTGCTGAGAGTCAGCTATCTGGAGATTTACAATGAAAAAATCCATGATTTATTAAGTATGCCCATTGCGAACGGCGTTGGAGGGGGTGCACAGCAAGAAGAAATTAAACTACGTGAAGACAGCAAGCGCGGTGTGTATGCTACCccgctgaaggaggagatcgTCCAGAGCCCTACGCAGCTTCTGCGAGTCATTGCACGAGGCGACCAAGCCCGAAGAACCGCCAGTACACAGTTCAACGCTCGAAGTTCACGAAGCCACGCAGTCGTTCAAATTGTCGTGGAGTCTCGGGAGAGAATACCAGGTGTTTCAGTTGCGGGCGAGGGTAAGCGGTCTGGCCTTTTGCCTGGTGGCGTGCGAGTATCAACACTCAGCTTAATCGACCTGGCTGGCTCCGAGAAGGCCGCTGAATCTAAAGAGCGTAGACAAGAAGGTGCTCATATCAACAAGAGTCTGCTCACCCTGGGCACGGTTATTTCAAAACTTTCAGAGTggaaggagaaagaagcaaAGGGTACAGACAAGGAAGGGAAGCATCTTCCATATCGTGATAGCAAACTCACTCGGCTGCTGCAGGGAGCTTTATCTGGGAATTCTCTAGTGAGTATTCTTTGCACGATACAGATCGGAGCTGGTAATAGCGCGGCCTTGGCCAACAATCACACTCTGGAAACGATTAATACCCTCAAATTTGCCTCGAGAGCCAAGAATAATATCGTTAGCCATGCAaagaaggccgaggaagctcttggagCAGGCGGCGAAGGCGGAGCTCGAGTTCTGCTTGAGCGCTATCGCATGGAAATCTCGGAATTGCGCCAGCAACTTGAGTCTCaggcaaagaagaacaagggggaagtggtggaggaagaaaagatacacaacgaagaggaagagaaagccagagaagctgaggctgcggAGCGACATGAGGAGCAAATTCTTGAGATGCAACTCGCCCGGACAGCCCTGAAGGAACGAATCGACCATCTGAACCGCCTCATTCTCAGCTCAAAGTCCATCGGTGTCAATTCGAACGGGTCAATAAGCTCTCTCGGTCAATATGCCCGGTTTTCCCAGTTCTCGCAGATATCTTTGCCAGCATCAATTCGCTCGTCAGTTGCCACTTCTGTAGGTGGCAAACCGCTGATGGAACGTACATCATCTATGACATCGGCATCTTCGACAATCGGCCGTCGATCTAGTGGTGGACAGAAGATCggagatgatgttggagacgctgaagatgacagtGCAGGTGAATTTGGTGACGGCACAGCATCCTTGACGGCTCAGAATCGTGCCCTACAAGCCGATCTTGCAGACAAGAATCGATATATTGCGACGTTGGAAaagcgtcttcttcaagcacgTCGCGCAAGCTCTAGCCGGGCATCCGTGGGTTTTGCGGCCCCGAACAAAGCTATTATGGTCGGAGAAGATCACAGCGTATCTGCTGCCTTGCGGGAAAAAGATTCCGAGATAGCAGATCTTCGAGCAAGACTTGATGATAAAGATAGGATGTTGGCTGCTTTGAGAAGTGCAGCACGGTCACGCGACACAGCCGAAGCGACTGTTGAGCCTCGTTCTccgcctcctcaacaagaggGCCATCCTGAAGTAGCCATCGGCGTGAAGCCAGTGGAGGTAGAAAAGAAGCGAACCCGAGGCGTTGACGAGATGAATAACCTTTTGGACGAGATGCTACAAGATCGGGTTGAGAGAGGCCAGGTGGTACGTGGCAAGCGAGGTAGCGTACGCTTGGCGGGTGGACAGAAGATGGACTCCTTAGCAGAACCCAACTTTGAGCCTTTACGACGAACTCCCACGCCGAATCCCCCTGAGGAGCGGAAAGACATGCCGGCAGAGGCATAG
- a CDS encoding DNA replication complex GINS protein PSF1, protein MEIWATSWYSFCPYTPDTDLTYRRQVQHAKRTQNLTHLPPYQTEIVRAVTREVRDLDKDVAELLEPFQGSFDPSADQDIACTLLVNHLSMRRNKRCLLAYHRTRTDKLEELVWNGSDVVDLSGQQVRDPASASGAGGSDASKSSLSPQEEEYVRQYSDLLAAYKGQWTDIDLTGSLEPPRDLFIDVRVLKDAGEIQTEYGAITLTKNSQFYVRQGDVERLIAQGYLHKLG, encoded by the exons ATGGAGATTTGGGCAACAAGCTGGTATTCCTTTTGTCCATATACCCCTGACACAGATCTGACATATAGACGACAGGTCCAACATGCCAAAAGAACCCAAAATTTGACCCATCTGCCTCCTTACCAGACCGAAATTGTTCGAGCGGTGACGCGAGAAGTGAGAGACCTGGACAAAGATGTTGCAGAACTTCTTGAGCCGTTTCAAGGCTCATTTGATCCAAGCGCCGACCAAGATATTGCTTGCACTCTGCTAGTAAACCACCTTTCGATGCGAAGGAACAAGCGTTGCTTGCTCGCTTACCACCGGACACGGACAGATAAGCTTGAAGAATTGGTATGGAATGGATCAGACGTGGTAGATCTGTCTGGGCAACAAGTACGGGATCCTGCGAGTGCTTCCGGCGCGGGTGGCAGTGATGCATCAAAGAGTAGTCTCAGCCCTCAAGAGGAGGAATATGTTAGACAGTACAGCGACCTGTTGGCAGCCTACAAGGGGCAATGGACAGACATCGACCTTACGGGGAGCCTAGAGCCGCCACGAGACCTGTTCATCGACGTGCGAGTACTCAAGGATGCAGGTGAAATCCAAACAGAGTACGG GGCTATAACATTGACCAAGAACAGTCAGTTTTATGTACGCCAAGGGGACGTTGAGAGACTCATTGCACAGGGCTATTTGCATAAGCTTGGATAA
- a CDS encoding DNA replication complex GINS protein PSF1 encodes MYGDLGNKLVQHAKRTQNLTHLPPYQTEIVRAVTREVRDLDKDVAELLEPFQGSFDPSADQDIACTLLVNHLSMRRNKRCLLAYHRTRTDKLEELVWNGSDVVDLSGQQVRDPASASGAGGSDASKSSLSPQEEEYVRQYSDLLAAYKGQWTDIDLTGSLEPPRDLFIDVRVLKDAGEIQTEYGAITLTKNSQFYVRQGDVERLIAQGYLHKLG; translated from the exons ATGTATGGAGATTTGGGCAACAAGCTG GTCCAACATGCCAAAAGAACCCAAAATTTGACCCATCTGCCTCCTTACCAGACCGAAATTGTTCGAGCGGTGACGCGAGAAGTGAGAGACCTGGACAAAGATGTTGCAGAACTTCTTGAGCCGTTTCAAGGCTCATTTGATCCAAGCGCCGACCAAGATATTGCTTGCACTCTGCTAGTAAACCACCTTTCGATGCGAAGGAACAAGCGTTGCTTGCTCGCTTACCACCGGACACGGACAGATAAGCTTGAAGAATTGGTATGGAATGGATCAGACGTGGTAGATCTGTCTGGGCAACAAGTACGGGATCCTGCGAGTGCTTCCGGCGCGGGTGGCAGTGATGCATCAAAGAGTAGTCTCAGCCCTCAAGAGGAGGAATATGTTAGACAGTACAGCGACCTGTTGGCAGCCTACAAGGGGCAATGGACAGACATCGACCTTACGGGGAGCCTAGAGCCGCCACGAGACCTGTTCATCGACGTGCGAGTACTCAAGGATGCAGGTGAAATCCAAACAGAGTACGG GGCTATAACATTGACCAAGAACAGTCAGTTTTATGTACGCCAAGGGGACGTTGAGAGACTCATTGCACAGGGCTATTTGCATAAGCTTGGATAA